A part of Rhinoderma darwinii isolate aRhiDar2 chromosome 1, aRhiDar2.hap1, whole genome shotgun sequence genomic DNA contains:
- the LOC142697306 gene encoding oocyte zinc finger protein XlCOF29-like: protein MNKDRNEMSRRILDFTLEIIYLLSGEEYTIVKKTSGDCTTPIIHESGGWSSSPITEPPPHSRIHEKKILELIYKMTELLTGEVTLLGMLGNSTVTALEVSG from the exons atgaacaaggacaggaatgagatgagcagaagaatattagacttcaccttggagatcatctacctgttgagcggagag gagtacacaatagtgaagaagacatcgggtgactgtacgactcccatcatccatgagtcaggaggatggagcagtagtcccatcacagagcctccccctcactcccggatacatgagaagaagatcttagaactgatctacaagatgacggagctgctgactggagaggtgacactgctgggaatgctgggaaattctacagtaacagcactggaggtgtctgggtaa